GGTTtctggctaaaatgtcctggtactggttaaagttcatgatgctgtggatcttaacaagggccccaggaccagtggaagcaaaatagcccaaTACAATCAaatatccaccaccatattttacagtaggtatggggctCTTTTCTGcttattacagtgcattcggaaagtattcagaccccttccccttttccatattttgttatgttacgttagccttattctaaaatagattttttttaaatgtccctcatcaatctatctcaataccccataatgacatagcaaaaacaagttttaagaAACTGAAATATCACTTAATTattcagcactttgttgaagacTCTTTGTCTTCATGGGTATgacattacaagcttggcacacctgtattgttttaggcaagtcagttaagaacgaaacctcaagctctgtcaggttggatggggagcatcgcaacacagctattttcaggtctctcctgagtctgggccactcaaggacatccagAGACCTGTCCTGAAAGCCACTCCTTATACAACTGTATTagcataaaataatataatttcccaatttttttgcatacaatatagctcagtactTGTATTctatattttatacagtcttttttgctcatctatatcaagggtgccaatcattttggacctgactgtatatgCTTGTGCATGACTTGATTGATCATAATGATGGTCAATTTACTATTACCTGAAGTGTTATGTTATTTCTCAGAATGATTCACATTTTGTGATGGTATCATTATCTGCTTTTAGTGTAAGTTAAATTTGACTTAGATGATAGcaacttgcacacacacacacacacacactttttagaAAGGGGAAGCTTTTACACATAAATAACTCAATTATTCAGACTGGCAGTGGCTTATCTGAAAGCTGTTGTGATTGTTCTGCATTTTATTTGAGGAAATTGAAAGTCAAGTTAACAGTGATCTTGTGACTGAAACCTACTTTTAACACATCCGCTATTGAGAATCATCATATTCTTTCACCTTGTTCTCACAGCACCCACACATGACATAGCTATGGCATCTGACACAGCTCTGGGTCTGACAGCATTCACCTTGCTAGTTCTCTCCCTGCTCCACCAGTGTGTCCCTCACCCACTCACTCCTCCGAATAATGGACTTCGTAAGTGTCGCACCAACTTGTCCATTCCAGCCCTGGAGGTGCTCCCAGGAGGGGGATGGGACAACCTGAGGAACATGGACATGGGACGAGTCATGAACTTCAGCTTCTCCCAGTGCCAGACCACGGAGGATGGATTCTACCTCATCCCGGATGAGGTGTTTGTCATCCCACAGAAGCTCACTGGTGTGGAGACCAATTCTGAGATCATCAACACTTGGCTGGAACAGCGCAGCTCCACGTCTTTCTCAATCAACTCAGACGTGTCCTTCCTCTCCGTGCTCAATGCTAAGTTCTCCGTTGAGAATCAGCGGGTGAAGACTCACCAGGTCCATGGGAGCTCTGTCACCGCTCGTGTACAAGTGAGTTTCTCCATAAAGAAACAATACTTTTTAAAACAATTCATTATCTATTTAATATCATATACATTCATCTCGGCAATGATAAAAAAGTATTTATGTTTTGACATAGTTTGTAGTAAGTCTCCCTTACTAGATTTAAaaaagagagagtggaatatcCATGTATCCATGTCGTGTTATTACAGTAATCCTGTCCTTTAAGGCTTTCTGAACAGTCAGTACTAGATAGTGTACCTTTTTCTTAGTATAGTTTGATCTCTAGATTAGCAATTAATTACACCAAACCTCAAGGTTATTTCCTGGTTAAAGGTGAAGTAAAAAGAACTGATTGCTCCCTTCCAGGTGCGTAACTTCTTATACACGGTAAAGGCTCACCCTGACTTCACTCTGGATGGCCGCTTTGCCCACCAGGCTGAGGAGATCGCGGACGCGATAGAAAACAACCAGACTCGACAGGCAGTGTATTTATCTGAGAAGATGGTGTTGGACTATGGAACCCATGTGATAACAAGTGTTGATGCGGGGGCCGCCTTAGTGCAAGAGGACTATCTCCGTTCATCTTACGTGTCCGACAGTGAGACGGCGAAGTTCTCTGTTTCGGCATCGGCAGGTCTTAACTTCTTTGATAAAGTCAAATTTGACATTGGCAGCAAGGACACACAAGAGACATCCGAGTCACATAGTTATCAGGGCAACATCACCTACTCCATTATACAAAGCCATGGTGGGGCTCCCTTCTACCCAGGCATCACTTTGCAGAAGTGGCAGGAGAGCACCAAGAACAACCTGGTGGGCATCGACCGGGCAGGACTGCCTCTGCACTACTTCCTCAACCGGATTACCTTCCCCGATCTCCCTGAACCAACCATCGGCAAACTGGCACTGTCTGTTAGTCAGGCCATCCAGCGCTACTATACCGTTAACACACACCCTGGCTGCGTTAAACCGGACTCCAAGAACTTCAACTTCCAAGCCAATATGGACGACAGCTCCTGCGAGGGTCCGGCCACCAACCTCAGCTTCGGTGGGGTATTTCAGCAGTGCACCAAGCTCACTGGGGATGCAGACCCAATCTGCCAAGCCCTGGCTCAGAAGAACCCCGACACAGGCTCTTACTCATGTGGTCAGCCCTACAAAGCCACCCTGTTACGCtctgaggtgagagaggagagctaCAGCACGTATGAGTGCCACAGGCATTGCCATGGCTGCTGGCTGCTTTTAACCTGCTGCGACAATGTCTGTGGAGATTCCTACCATGTCCGCTCCGCTCGCATTGACACCTACTGGTGCTCCACCAATGAGGCAACCCCAGAGTTCTCAGGATACCTATTTGGGGGACTCTATAGCCCATCCCTGTTGAACCCTCTCACCAAAACTAAGAGCTGCCCTCCAAACTTCAACATTCAAATGAAGCTTCTGTCCAACGGTCTGATGATCTGCCTGAGCAATGACTATGAGACTTCCACCAGGTTTTCAGTCCCCTTTGGAGGCCTGTTCAGTTGCCAGTCTAACAACCCCCTTGCACAGGATCAACCCCGTTGCCCTCCCCAGTTCAGCCAGCACCTGGCTACTGTTAGTGATGGCTGCCAGGTGCTCTACTGTGTCCAGTCTGGCTTGTTCACAGGTGGCCAGCTGCTGCCTGTACGCTTGCCACCTTTCACTCGTCCTCCACTGATCAGCATGACTGCCACTAACACGGTGGCTGTGATGACCGAGGGAGATCGGGCGTGGGTCAGGGTGGGACAGACCAAGATGTGGAAGCTGGCCAAGGTGACAGAGATCCAGAGTATGGTGCAGGTGTTCGATCCAGCCTCGGGACAGATGACAGGGGGGCAGAAGTCTGGTGTGGCCTTTGGAGTAATTTGCTTGGTTGTCTTGGTGGTGGTTGGGGCTGTGCTGTTGGTGAGACGGAGGAGGGTCTCAaggtttgggagggagagaggatatgagGAGATCCACAGTGAGGGGCAGAGTGAGGGAGGTGTGGAGAGTCAAGAAGAGCAGGGCTCTGAGACAATGACCCAGACCCTGTTGCCATGAGACCACATTCTACACAGTTTACATATTAAGAAGAAAACAGCTTTGAGATAACTGTGCTGTATTGTATAATCAACCTCTCACTCTTGCTTTCCCTTTACGATCAATAATCTCAAATACTGGTAGGTATAAGATGGAAAATGTGCACAAATTTACTGCGACGCAAATTATTTAGAACAAGACACCAACGTGTTGGCAGCTTCCTGCCTTCACCAGGGatttactacacaatacattagtacacaacacaacacaacacaacacaacacaacacaacacaacacagcacagcacagcacagcacagcacagcacagcacagcacagcacagcacagcacagcacaatacaatacaatacaatacaatacaatacaatacaatacaacaatacaacaatacaacacaacacaacacaacacaacacaatacaatactgtTAATGAATGTATGGCAAAAAAGGTGAAAAAAATCTATTGACCTATTTGTGATGTTTTTAGTTGAATGTTTATCCTGTGGTTTTGCTTTCTCTCTTTCCATTGAGAATGTTTATCCTGAAATCGACAATGATTCAACAGCGTTATTGTTTTCTGTTATAACATTTTAATTAGCTTGTGGTATGCTTTTGGACATGAAAATAAAACAACTAACACAATATTCATTAAAGTTACTCATCCTGTGAAATGTCACAGCTGTACTTTAAAAGAGGCCAACAAGGGTTCGCTATAGGACATTATAGTCTGGTGACCTCTAGCGTGTTTTCACAGACCTCACAGTCCCCCTCAGAATATTTCTTCTCCTTCAAAAGTATTGTGGTGGGGAAGTGGAATATATGAATGTACATGGAGCCAAAGCAGGTCACATGTATCTTTGATAAACTGTATAATCTCTCAAGACTCAAAGTGAGACTCATCattgtaattttttattttattttcgtAAAATACTATTGCCTAATTTGCTATCACAACACATATCATCTTAAATCTTCCTCAATAAAGCCTTCCTAATTTCCCCCTGAACATAAAAAGACAATGAAGAAGCTGAGGACAAGGAGTTGATTTTGTTATTAGTATACAGACAGGCATAAATATACAGTTACACACAGTTgcatacagtcacacacaccacacacacacacacacacacacacactgagcttcCCGTAAAGAGGCAGAATGCCCATGCCACTCTGAGTCTTGTGAAAACCTTCCCCCACACTCATCTGGGATTCATACtgtcagcttgtgcacatcaaAACAAAACCACTCAGCCGTGGAAATCTGTCTAACCTCAGGAAGAGAGGCCTGGAGCAGGGGAAGTCCCTTAGCCACACAATGGCCTTGACATTCAGCACAGCGAAGAAGCGTTCCCCACAGAACCAGATATAGGACCAAGTGTTGTTCGGTTCATCGTTTCTTATGGATGTCAGGAGGAAGCAGCAAAACCATATTTTGTGCAGCAGCAGGCATTTTTTACAAGAGAAGACGGGTGTCGTGAAACTCCAAAGGCAAAGCACTACTGCTCActgagaagagagggtgagacgAAAACAAACGCAGTCGGATGATTTAAAGGTAGGTAGTTAGGAGTGTACACGGTTCTGTTTCCACTACAGCTGCAGGCAGAGCTGTAGTGAGATTTTGTGCTCCACTTAGCCTTTCAGTGTGGAGGGGGTTATTGGTGTGCCCTCATTTAGACACAAAACAAGAGTAGACCAATAtacaacaacactgtatattatcTTTGGTAATCTTAGCCCCATTTGTGAATCTGTATTTAATGTATGTTATTTGTAACACTTTTCTAGAAGGAGAAGAGGGGCTATGACAGAGGGGCTATGGAAGAGGGGCTATGGAAGGGTTGCTATGGAAGAGGGGCTATGGAAGAGGGGATATGGCAGAGGGGCTATGGCAGAAGGGCTATGGAAGAGGGGCTATGGCAGAGGGGCTATGGAAGAGGGGCTATGGAAGATGGGCTATGGAAGAGGGGCTATGGCAGAGGGGCTATGGAAGAGGGGCTATGGAAGAGGGGCTATGGAAGATGGGCTATGGAAGAGGGGCTATGGCAGAGGGGCTATGGCAGAGGGGCTATGACAGAGGGGCTATGGAGGGTTGCTATGACAGAGGGGCTATGGAAGAGGGGCTATGGCAGAGGGGCTATGGAAGAGGGGCTATGGCAGAGGGGCTATGGCAGAGGGGCTATGACAGAGGGGCTATGGAGGGTTGCTATGACAGAGGGGCTATGGAGGGTTGCTATGGAAGAGGGGCTATGGCAGAGGGGCTATGGCAGAGGGGCTATGACAGAGGGGCTATGACAGAGGGGCTATGGAGGGTTGCTATGGCAGAGGGGCTATGGAAGAGGGGCTATGGAAGAGGGGCTATGGAGGGTTGCTATGACAGACGGGCTATGGAAGAGGGGCTATGACAGAGGGGCTATGGCAGAGGGGCTATGGAAGAGGGGCTATGGAAGAGGGGCTATGGAGGGTTGCTATGGAAGAGGGGCTATGGAGGGTTGCTATGG
The genomic region above belongs to Oncorhynchus mykiss isolate Arlee chromosome 6, USDA_OmykA_1.1, whole genome shotgun sequence and contains:
- the mpeg1.1 gene encoding macrophage expressed 1, tandem duplicate 1 — translated: MASDTALGLTAFTLLVLSLLHQCVPHPLTPPNNGLRKCRTNLSIPALEVLPGGGWDNLRNMDMGRVMNFSFSQCQTTEDGFYLIPDEVFVIPQKLTGVETNSEIINTWLEQRSSTSFSINSDVSFLSVLNAKFSVENQRVKTHQVHGSSVTARVQVRNFLYTVKAHPDFTLDGRFAHQAEEIADAIENNQTRQAVYLSEKMVLDYGTHVITSVDAGAALVQEDYLRSSYVSDSETAKFSVSASAGLNFFDKVKFDIGSKDTQETSESHSYQGNITYSIIQSHGGAPFYPGITLQKWQESTKNNLVGIDRAGLPLHYFLNRITFPDLPEPTIGKLALSVSQAIQRYYTVNTHPGCVKPDSKNFNFQANMDDSSCEGPATNLSFGGVFQQCTKLTGDADPICQALAQKNPDTGSYSCGQPYKATLLRSEVREESYSTYECHRHCHGCWLLLTCCDNVCGDSYHVRSARIDTYWCSTNEATPEFSGYLFGGLYSPSLLNPLTKTKSCPPNFNIQMKLLSNGLMICLSNDYETSTRFSVPFGGLFSCQSNNPLAQDQPRCPPQFSQHLATVSDGCQVLYCVQSGLFTGGQLLPVRLPPFTRPPLISMTATNTVAVMTEGDRAWVRVGQTKMWKLAKVTEIQSMVQVFDPASGQMTGGQKSGVAFGVICLVVLVVVGAVLLVRRRRVSRFGRERGYEEIHSEGQSEGGVESQEEQGSETMTQTLLP